The Lycium ferocissimum isolate CSIRO_LF1 chromosome 1, AGI_CSIRO_Lferr_CH_V1, whole genome shotgun sequence genome includes a region encoding these proteins:
- the LOC132067741 gene encoding protein CURLY FLAG LEAF 1-like, with protein MEFPELSLAPSHLSNYESHEIDLPMKRKQEMIQASVDLQLKDPLPLDWEQCLDLESGRMYYLNRKTLRKTWDWPKDQKLDLELNISSSFNHQETMDDHHHNYYSKKQNYSSSNYKGNNSGSSSSMIALPCSNCHLLVIVSESSPCCPNCKYVHDSLLSNKDNANFTPKCYDTLSLLN; from the exons ATGGAATTCCCTGAACTTTCATTGGCTCCTTCTCATCTTTCCAATTATGAATCTCATGAAATCGATCTCCCAATGAAGAGGAAGCAAGAAATGATTCAAGCAAGTGTTGATCTTCAACTTAAAGACCCTCTTCCTTTGGATTGGGAGCAATGTCTTGATCTTGAA TCAGGAAGAATGTATTACCTGAATAGGAAAACATTAAGGAAGACATGGGATTGGCCAAAGGATCAAAAGCTAGACCTTGAATTAAACATATCATCAAGTTTCAACCATCAAGAAACAATGGATGATCATCATCACAACTACTACTCAAAGAAGCAAAACTACTCATCATCAAATTACAAAGGCAACAACAGTGGAAGCAGCAGCAGTATGATAGCATTGCCATGTTCAAATTGTCATCTATTAGTGATAGTGTCAGAGTCATCACCTTGTTGTCCTAATTGCAAGTATGTTCATGACTCTCTTCTTTCCAACAAAGATAATGCCAACTTCACCCCAAAGTGTTATGACACTTTGAGCCTCTTGAACTAG
- the LOC132054147 gene encoding clathrin interactor EPSIN 2 isoform X2, whose protein sequence is MIMAVIWKRVSDTGKNWRHVYKALTVLDYLVANGSERVIDDIREHAYQISTLSDFQYIDSSGKDQGCNVRKKSQSLVVLVNDKEKIQEVRQKAATNRDKFRNPSMGDMHRGYGDRYEEDRYGGRDEERNGYGREKEWGYKDEDKYGRYGDPCSRDGDRYGRGYDERSRDGNRDDDHHGRSRSVDDYSNGSRSSDRDRDRAYDDDGQYSSRGSGARAEDHSQDGSVNGMQLERGFSEQNLDAPPSYEEAIGASRSPTHSERNVEIASASAPKSSSPHAIGSPNQETTPAPAPAAASLPTPVPVAAPPENNDIESFDEFDPRASFSVARAQSNGAVPTTTIGTEVDLLGSLSEPFSSNSLALASATTTTFEVNPFETNVSGPVFGGASPASSVTNQMFEDPFGDGPFKAVPTSDTVQIQPQSISSPYFLPNSNQSPEPPVPQSANVPNTTYAAHNYGHLELSTSNHDIDILADILPPSAPSPSLHPSNDHATPSGPLAAQAGYPSHSGLAAQPTGYAATHGQDASLTGFAAQPGLQLPQTSYPIHGQPFSQIGFSGQTSTSPSLGGYSVQPVQTPQTSFGLQSGQPTSLNGFPSASGSFPHPGFQVTAGQSLQTNTNFGGYNTGLGSIGSVSTQMGLSPAGPSILTHPATASHIPTQMNLPYSQNQTSNVSMPPQSAPVSTALISSNQPANDKFETKSTVWADTLSRGLVNLNISGSKTNPLADIGVDFDAINRKEKRLEKPSTAPVTSTVTMGKAMGSGSGIGRAGAGAIRPSSNPMAGAGMGMGMGAPGASAIGLYGVNQPMGMGMEMARPMHMEMGMNMGQGVQMQQPTGFPPGSTIPGGYNPMMGGGNYGQQSFGGGYQ, encoded by the exons ATGATTATGGCTGTAATTTGGAAGCGTGTCAGTGATACTGGAAAAAATTGGCGGCATGTTTACAAG GCTTTAACTGTTTTGGATTATTTAGTAGCCAATGGGTCTGAGCGTGTTATAGATGACATAAGGGAACATGCATACCAGATATCT ACATTATCCGATTTTCAATATATCGACTCTAGTGGAAAAGACCAGGGATGCAATGTTAGGAAGAAATCTCAGAGTCTTGTTGTTCTTGTAAATGATAAGGAGAAGATACAAGAAGTCCGCCAAAAGGCAGCTACCAATAGGGACAA ATTCCGCAACCCATCAATGGGTGATATGCATCGAGGGTATGGTGACAGATATGAAGAGGATCGTTATGGAGGCAGAGATGAAGAGAGAAATGGTTATGGGAGAGAAAAAGAATGGGGTTACAAAGATGAGGACAAATATGGTAGGTATGGTGATCCATGCAGCCGTGATGGGGATCGCTATGGTAGAGGTTATGATGAACGCAGCCGAGATGGAAACAGGGATGATGATCATCATGGAAGAAGTCGGAGTGTAGATGATTATAGTAATGGCTCAAGAAGTAGTGACAGAGACAGGGATCGtgcttatgatgatgatggtcaATATTCTTCTAG AGGAAGCGGTGCAAGGGCTGAGGATCACTCTCAAGATGGAAG TGTTAATGGTATGCAGCTTGAAAGAGGGTTTTCTGAACAAAACCTTGATGCACCTCCCAGTTATGAGGAAGCTATTGGTGCGTCACGAAGCCCTACACACAGTGAAAG GAATGTGGAAATAGCTTCAGCATCTGCTCCTAAATCTTCTTCACCTCACGCAATTGGAAGTCCAAACCAAGAAACCACCCCTGCTCCTGCACCAGCTGCTGCTTCATTGCCCACTCCAGTACCAGTTGCTGCTCCGCCAGAGAACAACGACATTGAGAGCTTTGATGAATTTGATCCTCGGGCTTCTTTTTCAG TGGCCCGGGCTCAATCAAATGGTGCTGTGCCAACTACTACCATTGGCACTGAAGTGGATTTACTTGGCTCCTTATCTGAGCCATTTTCTTCTAATTCGTTAGCCCTTGCATCAGCAACTACAACCACCTTTGAGGTTAATCCTTTTGAGACTAATGTTTCTGGACCCGTGTTTGGCGGAGCATCACCTGCATCTTCTGTCACTAACCAG ATGTTTGAGGATCCTTTTGGTGATGGTCCTTTCAAAGCTGTACCAACCTCAGACACGGTGCAAATTCAGCCGCAGAGCATTTCTTCTCCATATTTCCTTCCTAACTCAAATCAAAGCCCTGAACCCCCAGTTCCTCAGAGTGCTAACGTCCCGAATACAACATATGCAGCACACAATTATGGTCATCTGGAGCTGTCCACATCCAACCACGATATTGATATATTGGCTGATATTCTCCCGCCTTCTGCTCCTTCACCTTCTCTGCATCCCTCTAATGACCACGCAACCCCAAGTGGCCCACTTGCCGCACAGGCAGGTTATCCATCTCACAGTGGGCTAGCTGCACAACCAACAGGTTATGCAGCTACCCATGGTCAGGATGCTTCACTAACAGGTTTTGCAGCTCAACCTGGTTTACAGTTACCACAAACAAGTTATCCTATCCATGGGCAACCTTTTTCTCAGATTGGGTTTTCTGGTCAAACGAGCACTTCTCCATCTCTTGGTGGTTATTCAGTTCAACCTGTCCAAACACCACAGACAAGTTTTGGGCTGCAAAGTGGTCAACCTACATCTCTTAATGGCTTCCCATCTGCATCGGGTTCCTTTCCCCATCCTGGATTTCAGGTCACTGCTGGTCAGTCTCTGCAGACAAATACTAACTTTGGAGGTTACAACACAGGATTGGGATCTATAGGTTCAGTTAGTACGCAAATGGGATTATCTCCTGCTGGACCATCTATCCTTACGCATCCAGCTACTGCATCCCATATACCTACACAAATGAATCTTCCATATTCACAAAATCAAACAAGTAACGTGTCAATGCCCCCACAGTCGGCTCCAGTTTCAACAGCTCTCATCAGCAGCAACCAACCAGCCAATGACAAATTTGAGACAAAATCTACCGTTTGGGCCGATACACTGAGCCGTGGATTGGTCAATTTGAACATTTCTGGAT CTAAGACAAATCCTTTAGCTGATATTGGAGTTGATTTTGATGCTATTAACCGCAAGGAGAAGAGGTTGGAGAAACCTAGTACAGCACCCGTGACATCAACTGTTACCATGGGCAAAGCAATGGGTTCTGGTTCTGGTATTGGCCGTGCTGGTGCAGGTGCTATAAGGCCTTCATCAAATCCAATGGCAGGGGCTGGCATGGGCATGGGTATGGGTGCTCCTGGAGCAAGTGCCATAGGATTATATGGAGTAAACCAGCCTATGGGGATGGGGATGGAGATGGCCAGACCAATGCACATGGAAATGGGCATGAACATGGGGCAAGGAGTACAGATGCAACAGCCAACTGGATTTCCTCCTGGTTCCACCATACCAGGAGGTTATAATCCCATGATGGGCGGAGGTAACTATGGCCAACAATCATTCGGTGGTGGATATCAATGA
- the LOC132054147 gene encoding clathrin interactor EPSIN 2 isoform X3 → MGDMHRGYGDRYEEDRYGGRDEERNGYGREKEWGYKDEDKYGRYGDPCSRDGDRYGRGYDERSRDGNRDDDHHGRSRSVDDYSNGSRSSDRDRDRAYDDDGQYSSRGSGARAEDHSQDGSVNGMQLERGFSEQNLDAPPSYEEAIGASRSPTHSERNVEIASASAPKSSSPHAIGSPNQETTPAPAPAAASLPTPVPVAAPPENNDIESFDEFDPRASFSVARAQSNGAVPTTTIGTEVDLLGSLSEPFSSNSLALASATTTTFEVNPFETNVSGPVFGGASPASSVTNQMFEDPFGDGPFKAVPTSDTVQIQPQSISSPYFLPNSNQSPEPPVPQSANVPNTTYAAHNYGHLELSTSNHDIDILADILPPSAPSPSLHPSNDHATPSGPLAAQAGYPSHSGLAAQPTGYAATHGQDASLTGFAAQPGLQLPQTSYPIHGQPFSQIGFSGQTSTSPSLGGYSVQPVQTPQTSFGLQSGQPTSLNGFPSASGSFPHPGFQVTAGQSLQTNTNFGGYNTGLGSIGSVSTQMGLSPAGPSILTHPATASHIPTQMNLPYSQNQTSNVSMPPQSAPVSTALISSNQPANDKFETKSTVWADTLSRGLVNLNISGSKTNPLADIGVDFDAINRKEKRLEKPSTAPVTSTVTMGKAMGSGSGIGRAGAGAIRPSSNPMAGAGMGMGMGAPGASAIGLYGVNQPMGMGMEMARPMHMEMGMNMGQGVQMQQPTGFPPGSTIPGGYNPMMGGGNYGQQSFGGGYQ, encoded by the exons ATGGGTGATATGCATCGAGGGTATGGTGACAGATATGAAGAGGATCGTTATGGAGGCAGAGATGAAGAGAGAAATGGTTATGGGAGAGAAAAAGAATGGGGTTACAAAGATGAGGACAAATATGGTAGGTATGGTGATCCATGCAGCCGTGATGGGGATCGCTATGGTAGAGGTTATGATGAACGCAGCCGAGATGGAAACAGGGATGATGATCATCATGGAAGAAGTCGGAGTGTAGATGATTATAGTAATGGCTCAAGAAGTAGTGACAGAGACAGGGATCGtgcttatgatgatgatggtcaATATTCTTCTAG AGGAAGCGGTGCAAGGGCTGAGGATCACTCTCAAGATGGAAG TGTTAATGGTATGCAGCTTGAAAGAGGGTTTTCTGAACAAAACCTTGATGCACCTCCCAGTTATGAGGAAGCTATTGGTGCGTCACGAAGCCCTACACACAGTGAAAG GAATGTGGAAATAGCTTCAGCATCTGCTCCTAAATCTTCTTCACCTCACGCAATTGGAAGTCCAAACCAAGAAACCACCCCTGCTCCTGCACCAGCTGCTGCTTCATTGCCCACTCCAGTACCAGTTGCTGCTCCGCCAGAGAACAACGACATTGAGAGCTTTGATGAATTTGATCCTCGGGCTTCTTTTTCAG TGGCCCGGGCTCAATCAAATGGTGCTGTGCCAACTACTACCATTGGCACTGAAGTGGATTTACTTGGCTCCTTATCTGAGCCATTTTCTTCTAATTCGTTAGCCCTTGCATCAGCAACTACAACCACCTTTGAGGTTAATCCTTTTGAGACTAATGTTTCTGGACCCGTGTTTGGCGGAGCATCACCTGCATCTTCTGTCACTAACCAG ATGTTTGAGGATCCTTTTGGTGATGGTCCTTTCAAAGCTGTACCAACCTCAGACACGGTGCAAATTCAGCCGCAGAGCATTTCTTCTCCATATTTCCTTCCTAACTCAAATCAAAGCCCTGAACCCCCAGTTCCTCAGAGTGCTAACGTCCCGAATACAACATATGCAGCACACAATTATGGTCATCTGGAGCTGTCCACATCCAACCACGATATTGATATATTGGCTGATATTCTCCCGCCTTCTGCTCCTTCACCTTCTCTGCATCCCTCTAATGACCACGCAACCCCAAGTGGCCCACTTGCCGCACAGGCAGGTTATCCATCTCACAGTGGGCTAGCTGCACAACCAACAGGTTATGCAGCTACCCATGGTCAGGATGCTTCACTAACAGGTTTTGCAGCTCAACCTGGTTTACAGTTACCACAAACAAGTTATCCTATCCATGGGCAACCTTTTTCTCAGATTGGGTTTTCTGGTCAAACGAGCACTTCTCCATCTCTTGGTGGTTATTCAGTTCAACCTGTCCAAACACCACAGACAAGTTTTGGGCTGCAAAGTGGTCAACCTACATCTCTTAATGGCTTCCCATCTGCATCGGGTTCCTTTCCCCATCCTGGATTTCAGGTCACTGCTGGTCAGTCTCTGCAGACAAATACTAACTTTGGAGGTTACAACACAGGATTGGGATCTATAGGTTCAGTTAGTACGCAAATGGGATTATCTCCTGCTGGACCATCTATCCTTACGCATCCAGCTACTGCATCCCATATACCTACACAAATGAATCTTCCATATTCACAAAATCAAACAAGTAACGTGTCAATGCCCCCACAGTCGGCTCCAGTTTCAACAGCTCTCATCAGCAGCAACCAACCAGCCAATGACAAATTTGAGACAAAATCTACCGTTTGGGCCGATACACTGAGCCGTGGATTGGTCAATTTGAACATTTCTGGAT CTAAGACAAATCCTTTAGCTGATATTGGAGTTGATTTTGATGCTATTAACCGCAAGGAGAAGAGGTTGGAGAAACCTAGTACAGCACCCGTGACATCAACTGTTACCATGGGCAAAGCAATGGGTTCTGGTTCTGGTATTGGCCGTGCTGGTGCAGGTGCTATAAGGCCTTCATCAAATCCAATGGCAGGGGCTGGCATGGGCATGGGTATGGGTGCTCCTGGAGCAAGTGCCATAGGATTATATGGAGTAAACCAGCCTATGGGGATGGGGATGGAGATGGCCAGACCAATGCACATGGAAATGGGCATGAACATGGGGCAAGGAGTACAGATGCAACAGCCAACTGGATTTCCTCCTGGTTCCACCATACCAGGAGGTTATAATCCCATGATGGGCGGAGGTAACTATGGCCAACAATCATTCGGTGGTGGATATCAATGA
- the LOC132054147 gene encoding clathrin interactor EPSIN 2 isoform X1, whose amino-acid sequence MKKAFGQTVRDIKRGVNKKVLKVPSVEQKVLDATNNEPWGPHGSLLADIAQASRNYHEYQMIMAVIWKRVSDTGKNWRHVYKALTVLDYLVANGSERVIDDIREHAYQISTLSDFQYIDSSGKDQGCNVRKKSQSLVVLVNDKEKIQEVRQKAATNRDKFRNPSMGDMHRGYGDRYEEDRYGGRDEERNGYGREKEWGYKDEDKYGRYGDPCSRDGDRYGRGYDERSRDGNRDDDHHGRSRSVDDYSNGSRSSDRDRDRAYDDDGQYSSRGSGARAEDHSQDGSVNGMQLERGFSEQNLDAPPSYEEAIGASRSPTHSERNVEIASASAPKSSSPHAIGSPNQETTPAPAPAAASLPTPVPVAAPPENNDIESFDEFDPRASFSVARAQSNGAVPTTTIGTEVDLLGSLSEPFSSNSLALASATTTTFEVNPFETNVSGPVFGGASPASSVTNQMFEDPFGDGPFKAVPTSDTVQIQPQSISSPYFLPNSNQSPEPPVPQSANVPNTTYAAHNYGHLELSTSNHDIDILADILPPSAPSPSLHPSNDHATPSGPLAAQAGYPSHSGLAAQPTGYAATHGQDASLTGFAAQPGLQLPQTSYPIHGQPFSQIGFSGQTSTSPSLGGYSVQPVQTPQTSFGLQSGQPTSLNGFPSASGSFPHPGFQVTAGQSLQTNTNFGGYNTGLGSIGSVSTQMGLSPAGPSILTHPATASHIPTQMNLPYSQNQTSNVSMPPQSAPVSTALISSNQPANDKFETKSTVWADTLSRGLVNLNISGSKTNPLADIGVDFDAINRKEKRLEKPSTAPVTSTVTMGKAMGSGSGIGRAGAGAIRPSSNPMAGAGMGMGMGAPGASAIGLYGVNQPMGMGMEMARPMHMEMGMNMGQGVQMQQPTGFPPGSTIPGGYNPMMGGGNYGQQSFGGGYQ is encoded by the exons ATGAAAAAGGCCTTTGGTCAAACTGTCAGGGACAT CAAGAGAGGGGTGAACAAAAAAGTTCTTAAGGTCCCTTCGGTTGAACAAAAA GTGCTTGATGCGACTAACAATGAGCCCTGGGGTCCTCATGGATCACTTCTTGCAGATATTGCTCAAGCTTCAAGAAACTA TCATGAGTACCAAATGATTATGGCTGTAATTTGGAAGCGTGTCAGTGATACTGGAAAAAATTGGCGGCATGTTTACAAG GCTTTAACTGTTTTGGATTATTTAGTAGCCAATGGGTCTGAGCGTGTTATAGATGACATAAGGGAACATGCATACCAGATATCT ACATTATCCGATTTTCAATATATCGACTCTAGTGGAAAAGACCAGGGATGCAATGTTAGGAAGAAATCTCAGAGTCTTGTTGTTCTTGTAAATGATAAGGAGAAGATACAAGAAGTCCGCCAAAAGGCAGCTACCAATAGGGACAA ATTCCGCAACCCATCAATGGGTGATATGCATCGAGGGTATGGTGACAGATATGAAGAGGATCGTTATGGAGGCAGAGATGAAGAGAGAAATGGTTATGGGAGAGAAAAAGAATGGGGTTACAAAGATGAGGACAAATATGGTAGGTATGGTGATCCATGCAGCCGTGATGGGGATCGCTATGGTAGAGGTTATGATGAACGCAGCCGAGATGGAAACAGGGATGATGATCATCATGGAAGAAGTCGGAGTGTAGATGATTATAGTAATGGCTCAAGAAGTAGTGACAGAGACAGGGATCGtgcttatgatgatgatggtcaATATTCTTCTAG AGGAAGCGGTGCAAGGGCTGAGGATCACTCTCAAGATGGAAG TGTTAATGGTATGCAGCTTGAAAGAGGGTTTTCTGAACAAAACCTTGATGCACCTCCCAGTTATGAGGAAGCTATTGGTGCGTCACGAAGCCCTACACACAGTGAAAG GAATGTGGAAATAGCTTCAGCATCTGCTCCTAAATCTTCTTCACCTCACGCAATTGGAAGTCCAAACCAAGAAACCACCCCTGCTCCTGCACCAGCTGCTGCTTCATTGCCCACTCCAGTACCAGTTGCTGCTCCGCCAGAGAACAACGACATTGAGAGCTTTGATGAATTTGATCCTCGGGCTTCTTTTTCAG TGGCCCGGGCTCAATCAAATGGTGCTGTGCCAACTACTACCATTGGCACTGAAGTGGATTTACTTGGCTCCTTATCTGAGCCATTTTCTTCTAATTCGTTAGCCCTTGCATCAGCAACTACAACCACCTTTGAGGTTAATCCTTTTGAGACTAATGTTTCTGGACCCGTGTTTGGCGGAGCATCACCTGCATCTTCTGTCACTAACCAG ATGTTTGAGGATCCTTTTGGTGATGGTCCTTTCAAAGCTGTACCAACCTCAGACACGGTGCAAATTCAGCCGCAGAGCATTTCTTCTCCATATTTCCTTCCTAACTCAAATCAAAGCCCTGAACCCCCAGTTCCTCAGAGTGCTAACGTCCCGAATACAACATATGCAGCACACAATTATGGTCATCTGGAGCTGTCCACATCCAACCACGATATTGATATATTGGCTGATATTCTCCCGCCTTCTGCTCCTTCACCTTCTCTGCATCCCTCTAATGACCACGCAACCCCAAGTGGCCCACTTGCCGCACAGGCAGGTTATCCATCTCACAGTGGGCTAGCTGCACAACCAACAGGTTATGCAGCTACCCATGGTCAGGATGCTTCACTAACAGGTTTTGCAGCTCAACCTGGTTTACAGTTACCACAAACAAGTTATCCTATCCATGGGCAACCTTTTTCTCAGATTGGGTTTTCTGGTCAAACGAGCACTTCTCCATCTCTTGGTGGTTATTCAGTTCAACCTGTCCAAACACCACAGACAAGTTTTGGGCTGCAAAGTGGTCAACCTACATCTCTTAATGGCTTCCCATCTGCATCGGGTTCCTTTCCCCATCCTGGATTTCAGGTCACTGCTGGTCAGTCTCTGCAGACAAATACTAACTTTGGAGGTTACAACACAGGATTGGGATCTATAGGTTCAGTTAGTACGCAAATGGGATTATCTCCTGCTGGACCATCTATCCTTACGCATCCAGCTACTGCATCCCATATACCTACACAAATGAATCTTCCATATTCACAAAATCAAACAAGTAACGTGTCAATGCCCCCACAGTCGGCTCCAGTTTCAACAGCTCTCATCAGCAGCAACCAACCAGCCAATGACAAATTTGAGACAAAATCTACCGTTTGGGCCGATACACTGAGCCGTGGATTGGTCAATTTGAACATTTCTGGAT CTAAGACAAATCCTTTAGCTGATATTGGAGTTGATTTTGATGCTATTAACCGCAAGGAGAAGAGGTTGGAGAAACCTAGTACAGCACCCGTGACATCAACTGTTACCATGGGCAAAGCAATGGGTTCTGGTTCTGGTATTGGCCGTGCTGGTGCAGGTGCTATAAGGCCTTCATCAAATCCAATGGCAGGGGCTGGCATGGGCATGGGTATGGGTGCTCCTGGAGCAAGTGCCATAGGATTATATGGAGTAAACCAGCCTATGGGGATGGGGATGGAGATGGCCAGACCAATGCACATGGAAATGGGCATGAACATGGGGCAAGGAGTACAGATGCAACAGCCAACTGGATTTCCTCCTGGTTCCACCATACCAGGAGGTTATAATCCCATGATGGGCGGAGGTAACTATGGCCAACAATCATTCGGTGGTGGATATCAATGA